In the Haloferula helveola genome, one interval contains:
- the cdaA gene encoding diadenylate cyclase CdaA: MVWEFIRQHWRHAIEILILSIGIYQIYRAFRATRGARILVGLVVILVVLTALLQLFKFQVITWIVTRGLLVLLVALPVIFQPEIRTALARVGSSRWLDWLLRNDRRQIVFLESLDEAVVMLSKKRIGALFAIERNISLKGQQETGVTLNADFSPELAMAIFFPKSPLHDGAMLLADEKIQAAGCVLPVSQRELSDRSMGLRHRAAIGLTEETDSVCVVVSEETGAISICAEGAIHRNLTEDEFKEKMADIFLSKTNTDEKGVSEELGAEDDVAGRGDGDLDADL; the protein is encoded by the coding sequence ATGGTTTGGGAGTTCATCCGCCAGCACTGGAGACACGCGATCGAGATTCTGATTCTGAGCATCGGGATCTACCAGATCTACCGTGCCTTCCGCGCGACGCGTGGTGCGCGGATCCTGGTCGGGCTGGTGGTGATCCTGGTCGTGCTCACAGCCTTGCTTCAGCTTTTCAAGTTCCAGGTCATCACCTGGATCGTGACCCGCGGCCTACTCGTCCTGCTGGTCGCGTTGCCGGTGATTTTCCAACCGGAAATCCGGACCGCGCTGGCGCGGGTCGGCAGCAGCCGCTGGCTCGACTGGTTGCTGCGCAACGACCGCCGCCAGATCGTCTTCCTCGAAAGCCTCGACGAGGCCGTGGTGATGCTGTCGAAGAAGCGGATCGGCGCGCTGTTTGCGATCGAGCGGAACATCTCGCTGAAGGGGCAGCAGGAAACGGGCGTGACGCTCAATGCCGATTTCTCGCCCGAGCTCGCGATGGCGATCTTCTTTCCCAAGTCGCCGCTGCATGATGGCGCGATGCTGCTGGCCGACGAGAAGATCCAGGCCGCCGGGTGCGTGCTGCCGGTGAGTCAGCGGGAACTCAGCGACCGTTCGATGGGTTTGCGCCACCGGGCGGCGATCGGACTTACCGAGGAAACCGACTCGGTGTGCGTGGTGGTCAGCGAGGAGACCGGGGCGATCTCGATCTGCGCGGAAGGCGCGATCCACCGCAATCTAACCGAAGATGAATTCAAGGAGAAGATGGCCGACATCTTCCTGAGCAAGACGAATACCGATGAGAAAGGCGTTTCGGAGGAACTGGGGGCCGAAGATGATGTCGCTGGTCGTGGCGACGGTGATCTGGATGCTGATCTATAA
- a CDS encoding Gfo/Idh/MocA family oxidoreductase, with protein sequence MNIDAFNRRKFLGGTAATTAAIGFPSILRAAEDTKQIKVGLIGCGGRGTGAATQALSADPNVVLWSMGDAFKGAIEGSLKNLKNFESRSDVPASRLFAGLDAFQKVIDSGVDVVLLASPPGFRPQHLRAAIEAGVHVFAEKPMAIDIAGVKSVVESAKLAKQKNIAIQHGFCWRFAPGVRALYDKINSGDLGRVVSVYGTYMGTPPKPLQPGMTKPEGMADVEWQVRWWNNFEWLSGGPLLEQAIHTVDKVAWAMGDVAPIAAVANGGRAMRTDPGNVYDHYNIAFEYPDGVFCHVGERQFPGCHTEVIDRIFCEKGTAIAPNRPQTKGPDNKTNWMYRPTAGEEQNMYQVCHNEFFAALRKGEIINTGEYMANSTMLALLAREAAHTGKRITWDDMWKATQDQAPDSLKMDDSFPIAPVPVPGKHKLI encoded by the coding sequence ATGAATATCGACGCCTTTAACCGCCGCAAGTTCCTCGGAGGCACCGCCGCCACCACCGCCGCGATCGGCTTTCCATCGATCCTTCGCGCCGCCGAAGACACCAAGCAAATCAAGGTCGGTCTGATCGGTTGCGGCGGACGCGGCACCGGCGCCGCCACGCAGGCGCTCTCGGCCGACCCGAACGTGGTGCTCTGGTCGATGGGCGATGCCTTCAAGGGCGCCATCGAAGGATCGCTCAAGAATCTCAAGAACTTCGAGTCCCGTTCCGATGTTCCGGCTTCGCGGCTCTTCGCCGGACTCGACGCTTTCCAGAAGGTCATCGACAGCGGCGTGGACGTCGTCCTGCTTGCTTCGCCTCCCGGCTTCCGCCCTCAGCACCTCCGCGCGGCCATCGAGGCGGGTGTTCACGTTTTCGCCGAGAAGCCGATGGCGATCGATATCGCCGGCGTGAAGTCGGTGGTCGAATCCGCCAAGCTGGCCAAGCAGAAGAACATCGCGATCCAACACGGCTTCTGCTGGCGCTTCGCCCCAGGCGTCCGCGCGCTTTACGACAAGATCAATTCCGGCGACCTCGGCCGTGTCGTGTCGGTCTACGGTACCTACATGGGCACCCCGCCGAAGCCTCTCCAGCCTGGCATGACCAAGCCCGAAGGCATGGCCGACGTCGAGTGGCAGGTGCGCTGGTGGAACAACTTCGAATGGCTCTCCGGCGGCCCGCTTCTCGAACAGGCCATCCACACGGTGGACAAGGTCGCATGGGCGATGGGCGATGTCGCACCGATCGCCGCGGTGGCCAACGGTGGCCGCGCGATGCGCACCGACCCCGGCAACGTTTACGACCACTACAACATCGCCTTCGAATATCCGGACGGTGTGTTCTGCCACGTCGGCGAGCGCCAGTTCCCCGGCTGCCACACCGAAGTCATCGACCGCATCTTCTGCGAAAAGGGCACCGCCATCGCACCGAACCGCCCGCAAACCAAGGGTCCGGACAACAAGACGAACTGGATGTATCGTCCGACCGCCGGCGAGGAGCAGAACATGTATCAGGTCTGCCACAACGAGTTCTTCGCCGCGCTTCGCAAGGGCGAGATCATCAACACCGGCGAATACATGGCCAACTCGACCATGCTCGCCCTGCTCGCCCGCGAGGCGGCGCACACCGGCAAGCGCATCACGTGGGACGACATGTGGAAGGCAACCCAGGATCAGGCTCCCGACAGCCTCAAAATGGACGACTCCTTCCCGATCGCGCCCGTTCCGGTTCCCGGAAAGCACAAGCTGATCTGA
- the bioD gene encoding dethiobiotin synthase produces the protein MSWFVTGTDTGVGKTYFSSLLIRALREARVDAVGYKPVCCGDRDDAVALSEASAGLDIDTVNPVHLQAPVAPQVAAMLSNMEINPSSLVASFKLLEKEHQKVVVEGAGGWRVPLVEGYDMADLATDLALPVIVVVGNRLGALNHTILTVEDIRASDLEVAGLVINNLQEEQDTAAITNKGVIEKLTGAPIIAEIIHGQDFVDVEPFL, from the coding sequence GTGAGTTGGTTCGTGACGGGGACCGACACCGGAGTCGGCAAAACGTATTTCAGCTCCCTGCTCATCCGCGCGTTGCGCGAGGCGCGGGTCGATGCGGTCGGCTACAAGCCGGTCTGCTGTGGCGATCGCGATGATGCGGTGGCGCTTTCGGAAGCGTCGGCCGGGCTCGACATCGACACGGTGAACCCGGTCCACCTGCAGGCCCCGGTCGCGCCTCAGGTCGCGGCGATGCTTTCGAACATGGAGATCAACCCGAGTTCGTTGGTGGCGTCCTTCAAGTTGCTTGAGAAGGAACACCAGAAGGTGGTCGTCGAAGGGGCCGGCGGCTGGCGCGTTCCGCTCGTCGAAGGCTACGACATGGCCGATCTCGCGACCGATCTCGCCTTGCCCGTGATCGTGGTGGTGGGAAACCGGCTCGGCGCTCTCAACCACACCATCCTGACGGTCGAGGACATCCGTGCCAGCGACCTCGAGGTGGCCGGACTTGTCATCAACAACCTCCAGGAAGAACAGGACACCGCGGCGATCACCAACAAGGGCGTGATCGAAAAGCTCACCGGCGCCCCGATCATCGCCGAGATCATCCACGGGCAGGACTTCGTCGATGTGGAGCCGTTCCTTTGA
- a CDS encoding DUF1573 domain-containing protein produces the protein MKRLPLLLALGLLSVCGAAELSFDETLKEVHVPPDEKQVATDFVFENKTDKPVTIARYDSTCSCMSVQVKGGKLIYQPGEKGVLRANFDMGNFSGTVDKAVQLWLKGDPASDPSVKLTVRVHIPVIVNVEPKTLRWEVGAKPEPIVVSIVTDYEKPIHVLSAECGSDAFDIEVKTVENGKKYEMVVTPKTTETPSLGVIQITTDCPIPRHATQRAFALVRQPVPGEKK, from the coding sequence ATGAAACGCCTGCCGCTTCTCCTTGCCCTTGGCCTGCTGTCGGTCTGTGGCGCCGCCGAACTCAGCTTCGACGAGACCCTCAAGGAGGTCCATGTGCCGCCCGACGAAAAGCAGGTCGCCACCGACTTTGTATTCGAGAACAAGACCGACAAGCCCGTCACCATCGCACGCTACGACTCGACCTGCTCGTGCATGAGCGTCCAGGTAAAGGGCGGCAAACTGATCTACCAACCGGGCGAGAAGGGCGTGCTGCGTGCGAATTTCGACATGGGCAACTTCTCCGGCACCGTCGACAAGGCGGTGCAGCTCTGGCTCAAGGGCGATCCGGCATCGGATCCGTCGGTCAAGCTGACCGTGCGCGTCCACATCCCGGTCATCGTCAACGTCGAGCCGAAGACCCTGCGCTGGGAAGTCGGCGCCAAGCCCGAGCCGATCGTTGTCAGCATCGTGACCGACTATGAGAAGCCGATCCACGTGCTCTCGGCCGAATGCGGAAGCGACGCATTCGATATCGAGGTGAAGACGGTCGAGAACGGCAAGAAATACGAGATGGTCGTCACCCCGAAGACCACCGAGACGCCATCGCTCGGCGTGATCCAGATCACCACCGACTGCCCGATTCCCCGCCACGCGACGCAGCGGGCGTTCGCCTTGGTCCGCCAACCCGTGCCCGGCGAGAAGAAGTGA
- a CDS encoding type II toxin-antitoxin system VapC family toxin, whose product MKLLDVNVLVYAHREDTPEHEAYRTWLEEQLSGTTPCAVSELVLSGFLRVVTHPKVFHDPTPLGVALRFCEQLRNRPNLHIISPGNRHWPIFAALSESVGAKGNLIPDAYHAALAIETGCVWYSTDSGFARFPDLEWKHPLRG is encoded by the coding sequence ATGAAGCTGCTCGATGTCAATGTGCTGGTTTACGCCCATCGCGAGGACACGCCGGAGCATGAGGCCTACCGGACTTGGCTTGAGGAGCAACTGTCCGGAACCACGCCCTGCGCGGTTTCGGAGCTGGTCCTCTCCGGATTCCTCAGGGTGGTGACCCATCCGAAGGTTTTCCATGATCCCACGCCACTTGGCGTCGCTCTGCGCTTTTGCGAGCAACTGCGGAACCGGCCCAACCTCCACATCATTTCCCCCGGGAATCGGCATTGGCCGATTTTCGCCGCCTTGTCTGAGTCGGTGGGGGCCAAAGGGAACCTCATCCCGGATGCCTACCATGCGGCCTTGGCGATCGAAACCGGCTGCGTCTGGTACAGCACGGATTCCGGTTTCGCCAGATTCCCGGATTTGGAATGGAAGCATCCGCTTCGAGGTTAG
- a CDS encoding sigma-70 family RNA polymerase sigma factor, with translation MNKSERSASKEHPEVGEGPTDEELVLQAQAGDSAAYDTLVTRHRGRIYAMIRQMVKNDADAWDLSQEAFIKAWKALPRFEVKAKFTTWLYRIAHNTVYDWVRRKRPESGGELNEEIFSSDQVDPGSLTTPGAAQRPDEALRTDELRGKIEAALNQLSPDHRQAVVLKDVQGLAYKEIAEVMDCSIGTVMSRLHYARQKLQTLLKDEYEAR, from the coding sequence ATGAATAAATCCGAGCGATCAGCGTCGAAAGAGCACCCGGAAGTCGGCGAAGGCCCGACGGACGAGGAGCTGGTGCTGCAGGCGCAGGCGGGGGATTCCGCGGCGTACGACACGCTGGTGACGCGTCACCGGGGACGCATTTACGCCATGATCCGCCAAATGGTCAAAAACGACGCCGATGCCTGGGACCTCTCCCAAGAGGCCTTCATCAAGGCGTGGAAGGCGCTGCCGCGCTTCGAGGTGAAGGCCAAGTTCACCACGTGGCTCTATCGGATCGCGCACAACACGGTTTACGACTGGGTGCGCCGCAAACGACCCGAATCGGGCGGCGAGCTGAATGAGGAAATCTTCAGCTCCGATCAGGTCGATCCCGGTTCCCTGACCACCCCCGGAGCCGCCCAACGGCCCGACGAGGCGCTGCGCACCGACGAACTTCGCGGCAAGATTGAGGCCGCGCTCAACCAGCTTTCCCCGGACCATCGCCAGGCGGTGGTCTTGAAGGATGTCCAAGGATTGGCGTATAAGGAGATCGCCGAGGTGATGGATTGCTCCATCGGCACGGTGATGAGCCGCCTGCACTACGCCCGCCAGAAACTGCAAACGCTGCTGAAAGATGAGTATGAAGCCCGATGA
- a CDS encoding phosphopantetheine-binding protein: MTAECATEDVIRMLEEEQLLELPAGADGETDLFEAGLDSMAVMQLIVVIEERWGAVLGAADVGRDTIGTPARMAATINARR, from the coding sequence ATGACAGCGGAGTGCGCCACGGAAGACGTGATTCGGATGCTTGAGGAGGAACAGCTCCTCGAGCTTCCCGCGGGTGCCGATGGCGAGACCGATCTTTTCGAAGCCGGCCTCGACTCGATGGCGGTGATGCAGCTCATCGTGGTCATCGAGGAGCGCTGGGGTGCGGTGCTCGGTGCGGCGGATGTCGGACGCGACACGATCGGCACGCCGGCGCGGATGGCGGCAACCATCAATGCCCGCCGATGA
- a CDS encoding MFS transporter produces MEAPKSQGLLATRLSLMMFLQFFVWGAWFVTLYQILGGNGLADIIGDSYSSAPIAAMVAPLFLGLVADRFFSSERVMAVLLLIGGVLMLMVPGAVAAGDGKKVVALFIGHMLCYMPTLGLGNTIAFTSLPRDVFPKVRVWGTIGWIAAGLVGGFLGWSADVSLFKMAAYSSLILGVYCFTLPHTPPPLAGKPLDIRSLLMADAFRLLAKPAFLIFIICSTLICIPLAYYYSNTSGFLANMGFEQPVSAMTIGQMSEIIFMLMIPFFFRMLGVKWMILIGMAAWVVRYLLFAFGAPDQVAWMLFLGIALHGICYDFFFVTGFMYTDRAAPKEVKGQAQSMLVFFTQGVGMFIGFKVAAAKLAPVVDPSTALGGEIAEARGEQTLSFAQQLGKMFAVDMPAAVSEASISTAASAWKEYWILPAIMAGAIAVLFFVAFWDRAKGEADAEDVAEAASPDETSAV; encoded by the coding sequence ATGGAAGCCCCGAAATCGCAAGGCCTGCTCGCGACCCGCCTGTCGCTCATGATGTTCCTCCAATTCTTCGTCTGGGGGGCGTGGTTCGTAACCCTCTACCAGATCCTTGGAGGGAACGGCCTCGCCGACATCATCGGGGACTCCTACAGCAGCGCGCCGATCGCGGCGATGGTCGCACCGCTGTTCCTCGGTCTTGTCGCAGACCGCTTCTTCTCTTCGGAGCGGGTGATGGCGGTACTGCTTCTGATTGGCGGCGTGCTGATGCTGATGGTGCCCGGGGCGGTGGCGGCCGGCGACGGCAAGAAGGTCGTCGCGCTCTTCATCGGCCACATGCTCTGCTACATGCCGACGCTGGGCCTCGGCAACACGATCGCTTTCACGAGCCTGCCGCGGGATGTCTTTCCGAAGGTTCGCGTGTGGGGGACCATCGGCTGGATCGCTGCCGGATTGGTCGGCGGCTTCCTCGGGTGGTCGGCCGACGTCAGCCTGTTCAAGATGGCGGCCTACTCGTCGCTGATTCTCGGCGTCTACTGCTTCACCCTGCCCCACACCCCTCCGCCGCTTGCGGGCAAGCCGCTCGACATCCGCTCGCTGCTGATGGCCGATGCGTTCCGCTTGTTGGCGAAGCCGGCGTTCCTGATTTTCATCATCTGCTCGACCCTGATCTGCATTCCGCTCGCCTACTACTATTCCAATACTTCGGGTTTCCTCGCCAACATGGGCTTCGAGCAGCCGGTGTCGGCGATGACGATCGGGCAGATGTCCGAGATCATCTTCATGCTGATGATTCCGTTCTTCTTCCGGATGCTTGGTGTGAAGTGGATGATCCTGATCGGCATGGCGGCATGGGTCGTGCGCTACCTGCTTTTCGCCTTCGGTGCGCCCGACCAGGTCGCGTGGATGCTTTTCCTCGGAATCGCTCTCCACGGGATCTGCTACGATTTCTTCTTCGTCACGGGCTTCATGTACACCGACCGTGCAGCTCCCAAGGAAGTGAAGGGCCAGGCGCAGAGCATGTTGGTCTTCTTCACCCAAGGCGTCGGGATGTTCATCGGGTTCAAGGTTGCCGCCGCGAAGCTCGCACCCGTGGTCGATCCCTCGACGGCGCTTGGCGGCGAAATTGCCGAAGCCCGCGGCGAGCAGACGCTCAGCTTCGCCCAGCAGCTGGGAAAGATGTTCGCGGTCGACATGCCCGCCGCTGTCAGTGAGGCGTCGATTTCCACCGCCGCCAGCGCTTGGAAAGAGTATTGGATCCTCCCGGCAATCATGGCGGGTGCGATCGCCGTGCTGTTCTTCGTCGCGTTCTGGGACCGGGCGAAGGGAGAAGCGGATGCCGAGGATGTCGCGGAAGCGGCATCACCCGACGAAACGTCCGCCGTCTGA
- a CDS encoding FAD-dependent oxidoreductase — protein sequence MKADVLVIGGGSAGLAAAVSAARSGARTVLIERHGMLGGMGTASLVHTFCGLYLIDGDSPEPANDGLPMEIADRMRAATGRDAVKMGRVWVLPQHPVDFAAIADAMVREAGVEVLFHSELVALEPGWKARVACRGSILKIDAGAVIDCSGDAVAAAALGVADERAAPEKLQRPAYVCGVQGVAGELAGLELAGRIVEGIRSGDLPKAALGMHFRVSGRTGEVFGTLDLSGEETGTYDPTDPGCLSALESTGREVAQRVMLYFRGNQPGWEAAYISHWPARAGVRESRRWIGEVTLTGQEVLAGARHDDDIALAAWPLELRETNRGPKLRYPENGRAAGIPSGALKAKGLERLFVAGRCISCDHEAQASIRVMGTCFATGEAAGRMAASSLTS from the coding sequence ATGAAGGCGGACGTGCTGGTCATCGGCGGAGGCAGCGCCGGACTGGCTGCGGCCGTCAGCGCGGCGAGGTCCGGCGCAAGGACAGTCCTGATCGAGCGGCATGGGATGCTTGGCGGAATGGGGACCGCCTCGTTGGTTCACACCTTTTGCGGACTTTACCTCATCGATGGAGACTCCCCCGAGCCGGCCAACGATGGCTTGCCGATGGAGATCGCCGACCGCATGCGTGCTGCGACCGGTCGCGACGCCGTGAAGATGGGACGGGTTTGGGTGCTGCCGCAGCACCCTGTCGATTTCGCGGCGATTGCCGACGCGATGGTCCGTGAGGCGGGTGTGGAAGTGCTATTCCACAGCGAGCTGGTTGCACTTGAGCCCGGGTGGAAGGCACGTGTGGCGTGTCGCGGCAGCATTCTTAAGATCGACGCCGGAGCGGTCATCGATTGCAGCGGCGATGCTGTGGCGGCGGCGGCGCTCGGAGTTGCGGACGAACGTGCGGCTCCGGAAAAGCTCCAGCGCCCGGCTTACGTCTGTGGAGTGCAGGGCGTGGCCGGGGAACTGGCCGGACTGGAACTGGCCGGCCGAATCGTTGAAGGTATCCGCTCCGGCGACCTGCCGAAGGCGGCGCTCGGCATGCATTTCCGAGTCAGCGGAAGGACGGGTGAGGTCTTCGGAACCTTGGACCTGTCCGGCGAGGAAACCGGCACCTACGACCCGACCGACCCCGGTTGCCTGTCGGCGCTCGAATCGACCGGTCGAGAGGTCGCGCAACGGGTGATGTTGTATTTCCGAGGGAACCAGCCGGGCTGGGAGGCCGCCTATATTTCCCATTGGCCGGCACGCGCCGGCGTGCGGGAAAGCCGGCGGTGGATCGGTGAGGTGACGCTCACGGGGCAGGAAGTGCTGGCGGGCGCGCGTCACGACGACGACATCGCGCTCGCCGCGTGGCCGCTGGAACTCCGCGAAACCAACCGCGGTCCGAAGCTGCGCTATCCCGAAAACGGCCGGGCGGCGGGGATTCCGTCGGGCGCGCTGAAGGCGAAGGGCCTCGAGCGGCTGTTCGTGGCGGGGCGCTGCATCTCCTGCGATCACGAGGCTCAGGCGTCGATCCGCGTGATGGGCACCTGCTTCGCCACCGGCGAGGCTGCCGGGCGGATGGCGGCCAGCTCATTGACATCATGA
- a CDS encoding tyrosine-type recombinase/integrase, producing MKQDARGIERARRMRAWRDKPGGARANPHPELETPLGVLVCDWLDEQRERGLRPSSIASRRILLRGFLHWCGEQGVTRPEWLSRGLCRDWLKSLEEHRTAMGTPYRDSTKEGMIRAVNTFCKYLEEKRRIDSNPLAGVKARRVRGRKLPKVLDEDQVAAILDAPDTGDPLGIRDRSMLETVYGAGLRRQELVGLDLDDVLRGGEVLMVRRTKGGRERIVPLGRMARDWLFRYLTRVRPLLQVPGVESDGLYLTGYGRRFSAGSWGHLVKKHMRAAGITCWGGPHLLRHACATHMLEHGADLRTIQTLLGHTRIDTTEIYTHVNLERVCAVHHRSHPRG from the coding sequence GGAATCGAACGGGCCCGGCGGATGCGGGCCTGGCGGGACAAACCGGGTGGCGCACGGGCCAACCCCCACCCGGAGCTTGAAACTCCGCTTGGGGTTTTAGTCTGTGACTGGCTTGACGAACAACGGGAGCGGGGTCTGCGACCCAGCAGCATCGCCAGCAGGCGGATTCTTCTCCGAGGGTTTCTCCACTGGTGTGGCGAGCAAGGAGTCACCCGGCCGGAGTGGCTGTCACGCGGGCTGTGCCGGGACTGGCTGAAATCGCTTGAGGAACACCGGACCGCCATGGGCACACCCTACCGGGACTCGACGAAGGAGGGCATGATCCGTGCCGTGAATACCTTTTGCAAGTATCTGGAGGAAAAGCGGCGGATCGATTCAAACCCCCTCGCCGGCGTCAAGGCCCGCCGAGTCCGGGGCCGAAAGCTGCCCAAGGTCCTGGACGAAGACCAGGTGGCCGCGATCCTGGACGCACCCGACACCGGCGATCCGCTCGGCATCCGGGACCGATCGATGCTTGAAACCGTCTATGGGGCGGGGCTGAGGCGGCAGGAGCTGGTCGGCCTGGACCTCGACGACGTCCTGAGAGGAGGCGAAGTGCTCATGGTGCGGCGGACCAAGGGCGGCCGGGAACGGATCGTGCCGCTCGGACGGATGGCCCGAGATTGGCTTTTCCGGTATCTGACGAGGGTTCGGCCGCTGCTGCAGGTGCCAGGTGTCGAGTCCGACGGGCTTTACCTGACCGGCTACGGCCGGCGTTTCTCCGCCGGCTCATGGGGCCACTTGGTCAAGAAACACATGAGGGCCGCCGGAATCACCTGTTGGGGCGGCCCCCACCTACTGCGGCACGCCTGCGCGACGCACATGCTTGAACACGGTGCGGACCTGAGAACAATCCAGACCCTGCTCGGCCATACGCGGATCGACACCACCGAGATCTACACCCACGTAAATCTCGAGCGGGTGTGTGCGGTCCATCACCGATCGCACCCGCGGGGCTGA
- a CDS encoding Gfo/Idh/MocA family oxidoreductase: MKHLTRRQSLKSLAALATIQIVPSRVLGVNGQTPPSEELTRGIIGCGGICSAHLKMPGRLLALCDVDKNHLANRMKQTGGESKGITGYHDFRELIARDDIDIVHVATPPHWHAIQGIEAMKAGKDVWGEKPMSRTIGEGKLMVDAAAKYQRMFRLNTWFRFKDNFYGMGVPVKKLKKAAMHDLLGWPLKITVSGVTGFNWKFNWVGKTGLKEQPVPPELDYDFWLGPAPKKPYHPHRVHANFRGYWDYDGGGLGDMGQHYLDPAQYILGKDDTAPVSVEIDADPQDKDAVGTWRRITFTYADGCQLVLDGENKDKDAAYMEGPKGKIYRGFKSDIKDLDKKIDALPDPEPQITDFHESVRTRKKFALNEENGFWSCTIVNIGKIAHRLNKNLKFDPKTLKFDDDEANALVNQPMRAPWKIEI; the protein is encoded by the coding sequence ATGAAACACCTGACCCGCCGCCAATCCCTGAAGAGCCTCGCGGCCCTTGCCACCATCCAGATCGTCCCGAGCCGGGTGCTCGGCGTGAACGGCCAGACTCCGCCGTCCGAAGAACTGACGCGCGGGATCATCGGTTGCGGCGGGATCTGCTCGGCCCACCTCAAGATGCCGGGCCGTCTGCTGGCGCTTTGCGACGTCGACAAGAACCACCTCGCCAACCGGATGAAGCAGACCGGCGGTGAATCGAAAGGGATCACCGGCTACCATGACTTCCGCGAACTGATCGCGCGCGACGACATCGACATCGTGCACGTGGCGACACCTCCGCACTGGCACGCGATCCAGGGCATCGAGGCGATGAAGGCGGGCAAGGACGTGTGGGGCGAGAAGCCGATGAGCCGCACGATCGGGGAGGGCAAGCTGATGGTGGATGCGGCGGCCAAGTATCAGCGGATGTTCCGCCTCAACACCTGGTTCCGTTTCAAAGACAACTTCTACGGCATGGGCGTGCCGGTGAAGAAGCTGAAGAAGGCGGCGATGCATGACCTGCTCGGATGGCCGCTCAAGATCACCGTGTCCGGCGTGACCGGCTTCAACTGGAAGTTCAACTGGGTCGGCAAGACCGGCCTCAAGGAACAACCGGTGCCGCCGGAACTCGACTACGACTTCTGGCTCGGGCCGGCACCGAAGAAGCCGTACCACCCGCATCGGGTCCACGCGAACTTCCGCGGTTACTGGGACTACGATGGCGGCGGCTTGGGCGACATGGGCCAGCACTACCTCGACCCGGCGCAGTACATTCTCGGCAAGGACGACACCGCGCCGGTATCGGTCGAGATCGATGCCGATCCGCAGGACAAGGATGCCGTGGGCACCTGGAGGCGTATCACGTTCACCTACGCCGACGGCTGCCAGCTCGTCCTCGACGGCGAGAACAAGGACAAGGATGCCGCCTACATGGAAGGGCCGAAGGGCAAGATCTACCGTGGCTTCAAGAGCGACATCAAGGACCTCGACAAGAAGATCGACGCCTTGCCGGATCCCGAGCCGCAGATCACCGACTTCCACGAAAGCGTGCGCACCCGGAAGAAGTTCGCGCTCAACGAGGAGAACGGGTTCTGGTCGTGCACGATCGTCAATATCGGCAAGATCGCCCACCGCTTAAACAAGAACCTGAAGTTCGATCCGAAGACGCTCAAGTTCGACGACGACGAAGCCAACGCGCTGGTCAATCAACCGATGCGCGCGCCTTGGAAGATCGAGATTTGA
- a CDS encoding rhodanese-like domain-containing protein, with protein sequence MKSSVEVALIAGFAILAGTGTWFASGRPSGEPVTELAQTPLKEGEVRLQTLLEEGTTGVLWVDARRKDAWQKDGLEGSIHVTTLSDEDLGMQIVRHENAFFGAAKVVIYCDDLHCSLSHDLAERMKAEYSALVAGEILVLQGGMTALREAGMIKDSN encoded by the coding sequence GTGAAGAGCTCGGTGGAAGTCGCACTGATCGCGGGCTTCGCCATCCTCGCCGGGACCGGCACCTGGTTCGCCAGCGGCAGGCCGTCGGGCGAACCGGTGACCGAGCTTGCGCAAACGCCCCTGAAGGAGGGAGAGGTCCGGCTTCAGACGCTGCTTGAGGAAGGAACGACGGGCGTGCTCTGGGTCGATGCGCGACGGAAAGATGCGTGGCAGAAGGACGGACTTGAGGGATCGATCCACGTCACCACCCTCTCCGATGAGGATCTCGGCATGCAGATTGTCCGGCATGAGAACGCCTTCTTCGGTGCCGCCAAGGTCGTGATCTACTGCGACGACCTTCACTGCTCGCTGAGCCACGATCTGGCCGAGCGGATGAAGGCCGAATACAGCGCCCTCGTCGCTGGCGAAATTCTCGTGCTGCAGGGCGGCATGACCGCCCTTCGCGAGGCAGGAATGATCAAGGACTCCAATTGA